Below is a genomic region from Drosophila albomicans strain 15112-1751.03 chromosome 2R, ASM965048v2, whole genome shotgun sequence.
acatgccacatgctgcatgccacagTCGCCATGTGCTGACagcagctaaaaaaaaaaaacccgtTAGGAGCGTGCGTCGTGGTCAATTGGTCAGTTGGGCCACTTAAGGGGTTAACTTGACTGGACACGCGTCACAACAGAAACAACCCAAAACAATCCAAATACTcgtaaataaatacgaaatttacataaatacaacaacGGACACACACAATGAAAAGCAGTTTTCCAGTTTTTCACGCTGAAAGTGAgcacaaattgttattgtggTCAAGGGTAAACCATAAAGAGATTTGGAAAACGAGTTTTTCACCGAGAAAACCGATACAAGTGCAACACAAAGCAACAGCTTGACCAACAACCACTTGAGCTCTTAATTAAACTGTTAAGCTtttgataatgaaatattaaattaaaaatcagcGAATATGTGTATCAAATTTCCACGATGGTGGAAAACTTTGTGAgtgcaaaaagagaaaactcGGAAGGATTTACAGACTTAACCCCATGCCTGGAAATTCTATACAGCCATCGATCAAGAGCGCGCGCAGTTTCCGCAAATATTGCAACAAGAGGAACGaggaaaatgtgaaaaaaaatTCCCACAGTGCAAAAATGCGGATTACAATCGTCTTGGCAAAGAAATTTACGAGCGATCAAATAACCGAAACTTCGTCAGGTATCAAAGggtgcaaataaaaatgaaattgcaagaGCTCAGAGCTCAGAGGTCCTTGATATGCTCCTCGCTGCTGGCCCCGACGGCCAAGGGTTCAAATGTGTCACGTCTTATGATGTCACTTTTGCAAACAGCTCCGAAGACCAAAAGTAGAGCCAACCCCAAGCACAGatagtcatcatcatcatcagcatcgtcATCTTCCTCGTTTCTCGATCTGATGCCGATCGGGTTCACAGTAAATTACGCACAGAGgtgaaatgcaaacaataaGAAACGTCTGCTCCTTTGACGTCCTTTTTTGGCAACCCTTcttctttaacatttttccTTTAcaattttccctttttttttgtgacgaatttaatgatttttgcCTCAAAACTGAAGCGATTTTTCATTGACCCGACTCGGGGTTGGTTCAGAGTTCGTCTTGGGGTTTCCTTTCGAATGTTATGCCAGCTTGAACTGCTGCATTGCAATCCATTCAACCGTGCACGTCCAGACTGCGGCTTAGCAAGCTGAATAGACTCGACTCGGCCTCTGCCCTCGGTGCTTGCTTGGTTTTCTGGGTCAATGTCGCATTAAGCCTGAATTTATGGCCTCTAAGTGCCAATAGTCATGCAGATTAATGGGCCAAGGGCAGCGGTAATGTGCCCAAGACGTTACGCCTTATTTTCGCATTCCTAAACCattggcaaaagaaaaatacgatgtcttttaaaaatacaagGCTTAAATATGTCTCTGAAAACATCTCGACTAAAACATTTTGAGTTAGTAGAatctaaaaattaaacaagaGTCTCAAATTTCAAATCATGCAGTACTAAATGAAGTGTCTTAACATACTATTAGAAAAtagttaatttcaaataaaaataaaagtttgaTTTCCCAAGGAACTTTCTAGCTAGCAACTAAACTAGAAATTCTTTAAGAATTAGGAATTTACattcaaattgtataaattggtagttgaaattataaaattcctATAAAATTAGTCAAAACTTAAATCTGACAACTTCGACAACTTGGAACAcagtttcatttatttaaaagaacaTGCATTTTAAAGCAACTTATTACATGCTCATAAACTAATGAAGTATCGTTTAAATGATCCAAGTTTTTTACTATAGAATTTATCCCAATTTCCCCATtacaaaatagaatataatCCGCCGTAAAAAGGTGCCACAATATcaggaaaatttaattagaaaatttcGAGTTAACTGCGagtataaaaaacataaaaaaaaactactgaATGGAAAGTAGAGAGCAGACCTTTCACACGAATACTGCACATGAGCGTTGGTTGTTTAGctacaacgacgacaacaacaacaaatagagCATCGCTCCTGGTAACCTTagttcaaaataatttgaagcttgatttgtatgcatattacgcgagaaagagacagaaGTAAAGATGTAGATAGAGCAGCGAGCAACACGCTGACCCAAAATTATAAAGTTACAATAATGCAACccttttatattgtatttaccCCCTCGATGGAATAAAAGCAACGATTGAGTTACACATGGACCAAAGTATGGACCATGGCGATGGCCAGACGAGGATCGACCcctggacagcagcagcagcaaccagctcGATGCACGTTGTCAACATTGCGCTGGGCTTGTTAGCTGTGACGCCTTTTTTCCAAGGGTTGTATCGagtggtgtgtgtgttgttgtgttgtgtacGTTCGTATGCAAATTTTGATGGTAACCAAAGGATTTGACCAAACAAATCCTTTCTAATTTTATTCAGACTAGGCGCGCCTGTGCAGCAGATTAAAAGGCCGGACGCTGCGCAGCTTTTACGGCTGCAAACGTTAAACGGGTTTTGAATTTCATATGCCACATGATGCATGTTGAAAGTCCCCGTGCGTGACCCATCTAACCATCcttccatccatccatccatccatcagTGCGGCGGACGCGCGGAAGCTGCAGCGCAAACGCAATGGAAACTACAAGTCATTTGAAGTTTTAATAGATGTTgcatccttttttttttttttgtttaatttttatatagacaaaaggcaaaataaCATAGGGAAATAGAAACTGGTTTCCAATTGTGCGCATTTGGTCGAGGAGTCGTGGTCCATACTCGATGGTCCAGAGCTCAACGTCCAGATCTCAACCCCTTTATTTTCGGTGTTGCACcgaatgaaattttattcaaattttatgcCTTACACGTCGTGCAAGTTTTTCCACGGGAAATGTCTCTTACCTTCGACTTTCTTCTTGTTTaagattttctttaatttttttttttttttgaggacCTTTAGCAAGATTTTTGTCAAATATATCTCTTGCCGCTTAATGATCACTTTGCAGCATTGTGTTTTGAGAGTTTTATGAGAACTTTTTGAGGCGTTTGTTTGGGAAAATAAAAAGGGTTTTTGATAGTATCATAAATTAGATATGAAATCCATGAATTATTGACTATTCGTAATGAAAATGACAATATAAAAGactaaaatttcaattgtatgcgaacaaaattcaattttagtttttataaaacattaattaatcCTGCACCTACATCTGACTGAACCCTTTAAATCTGTGCTCGAAACTTGCCACGCGTCGGTCACTCAATGCAAATACAACCCTCTGGACAACCCTTCAActaaccacacacacacacgcacactctctAACACGTCGTAACAATATTGGCATAATTTGTAGAGACTGCAGTACGGCACAAGCTCTCTTCATCTAGTGGTTTCGCATTTCAAATAGTCGTCGAAACGTTTAACGGACGTCTATGACAATGGCTGGAATTTAATACAGCCAATACGCACAATACTTATACGTATTATTCTTCCATTAGTTGTGctttgttatgcaaattgtgcGAATTAAATGAGCCACCAACAACTGGAACAGTTGCAGCAGTAGGATGACATAAAACACcacaaaatcaatataaaatttacagCCACATtgcattgattttttgtttgttcaaaTGGGGGATGcttatgtaaaataaatttgcatagggcattatttcaacaaaatattttgttagatTACTCTCTgagtattttttgatttagCATTTTATGTACACAttcattttatcttttaataaatttattatttcaaacaAGTTTAAAAATCCCGCCCTCTTAACGGTTGACGAATCGGTTAAAACGGTTTAACAGAACAAATGTAACAGAATGCTCACTCCTCACTTAACATCATGAGTATCATTGCCGCCCAGACctgtaaaatgttaaatggCAATCGATTGCTACACTTTCCAACACTGACACAACAGACACAGTTCTTGCCgctaatttttgtgtttatgtgAGGTTTTTTGGTGCTCAAACGTTTACCAacgttttaaaatataataatggatgtagaaaataataataacacaataGTACCTGCCATCAAAGAGACACAGTTCGCTGAGAAACGCAAAGTAATTAGCGAGGAGAATGAAGACAACCAAATCAAAAGGCTGAAGCACAATGCAATCGAGTTCACAACAACTGAAACAACAGTGGACGCCACACAACACGTGCCTGGTGAGGACAGCCCTAAACAAGTCGCCCAGCGTCCGCCCGCCCAGAGTCCAAAGAAGCGTCTGCAACTAGACAATAAAAAAGTTGGCgcccataacaacaacaacaacaatcacaagcCGAAGCagaacaaaaatgaaacattCATGTATGGCAACTACAAACAGTATTATGGAAAGCGCATTCTGGACAAGGACTTTCATGACATACGCCTGGATGTGTTTGCCACACAACCGCAACTGTTTCGCGACAAACAGCTACTGGACATTGGTTGTAACTCGGGCCATTTGTCCATACAGATTGTCAAGCAGTTCGAGGCCAAAAGCCTTGTAGGCCTAGACATCGATCGCAGTCTGACACACGATGCCCAAATGGCCATAGTGAACATTAAGCGTGCCAGCAACTTATCTGCCGTAGCAGCAGCCGGTAAGTTTCCGTATAATGTAAAGTTTGTGCACGGCAATTATGTGCTCGAGGATGATGTCCTGCTCGAGATCGAACGTCCGCAATTCGATGTGATCTTGTGCCTATCGGTGACCAAGTGGATACATTTGAATTTCTGTGATGCAGGCCTGAAGCAGGCATTCCGGCGCATGTTTCTGCAGCTGCGGCCTGGCGGCAAGCTGATATTGGAGCCGCAATCTTTTGACACCTACAAGCGTCGCAAGAAACTCACAGTAAGTGGGGTATATTAACCTAAAGAGTACCACAGCTAAAGCACCTTCTATTTACAGGACAAAATACGTGAGAACTACAACAGCATCCAGTTCAAGCCGGAAGATTTCACAGCTTATTTGCTGGGAGCTGAAGTGGGCTTCGCCAGCATGGAACTGATGGGACAGCCAGAGCATTGTAACGCTGGCTTTAAACGCCCCATACAGATCTTTagcaaaaactaaataaataaaagaaaggaGACTTACTGAGAACGTGGCTTTTTATTTGGTGTACCAGGCGACGACTTTTGCAGCAGTTCCAATATTGTCGGCAACTTTTCCAGCAACTCATCCGCCGTCAGCTTAAAATCACTGTTTGCCCACAGCAGACGCAACTCAGCAATCACTTGGCCCACTTTCTTCCCCACCAGGCCGTGACTCTTGAGCGTATTGCCATTGATGGGGAAGTTGGGCGTCTCCCAAGCCTTTAGCTGATTGTAGAGCTCCAACTTGTTGGTATACTTCAGCAGCTGCTCAACGAAATCCCGTTTAGCATACGGTTGCAGACACAGCTTTTGATAGTCACGCAGACAAACGTACTCCACATCAACCTGGCAAAATTAATCGACTTCAGTTTACTATAAAGTAAAGAGTTGTAGAACTTACTCGCTGACGCTGCTGTGTGATGAACAGCGCCAGATCACGTTCGTGGGCGGACAGCTTCAAGCGTTCGTGCATTTTTATAGCATCCTCGGAGCTATTGAGCAAGCCTATCAGATACAAAATGGGATAATGCGGCTGTTCGAAATGCTTTAAATCGCTGCAAAGACGCTTAAACTCAGTGAGATCCGGCTCAGCTGGCAGCCCGCAATGCGCAGTCAAGTCACACTTATACATCTCCAGCACTAGCTCACAGCCAAAGTTGCCGGCAACAATCTTCTGAAGCTCGGCCCAAATGCGTTCGCCACTAATCCGTGCCAAACCCTCAGCATTCGCTTTTATGGCGGCCAATGTTACAGCATCGTGGGTATCTGCAACGGGTACAATCCTGCCATAGAAGCGAAAGTAGCGTAGAATGCGTAGGTAATCTTCCTTGATGCGCACATCCGCGTcgccaacaaaaacaatgcgaCGCTTCTGCAGATCATCGTAACCATAGAAGTAATCGTATACGGTGCCATCGAAGCCCAGGAACATGGAGTTTATGGTCAAATCACGACGATTCGCATCCAGTTGCCAGTCGGTGGTGAATATCACATCCGCATGGCGCCCATCGGTGCGTACATCGATGCGAAGCGTGGTCACCTCGAAGTTTTCCTTGTTGTTGATGCGTGGCGTTATTGTGCCATGCTTTTCGCCTTTAGCGTTAATCATGCGCACCTCCTCCTTCGTAAACATCTCCTTCATCTGTTCAGGCGTTGCTGTAGTTGCCAAATCTACATCCTTGGGCTTTATGCTCATTAGAATATCACGCACAGCACCGCCAGCAATGCGCAGCTCATAGTCGTACTTCTTAAAGAGTGCCACAAGTTCTTCCAGTTCCGGCGTGAAAATGCTATGGAACTCGGCACTGTCGACCTTCGTGAAAGCGGGATTCTCACGCATCCTGGGCGGCTTACCAAGCTGTTTGACGATGTCCTCTAAAAGTTCACTTTCTTGTGATGGCTTGGCGATTTTCGGTGGCGAAGGCATTCGGCTGGGAAAAGTTGTTAATAAACGAATGTGCAGATGAAAATTGCCGACAGCCGATGCTGTAGCACGTGGTGAGGTTAGAATCTTGGTAATACAACGCAAACCATGCATTTGAAAGAACTGAAAAGCCCGCAAAACTTATTTCGTTTGTGATGAAATGAAGGAAGCCATCTTAGAGGTGGTACTATGAAGATATCGATATTTGGAACATATTTTAAGCAACTATTTTTGAAGCCAGATGTGAAGCTTTAATGGAgtcaaatattataaactcagtatttcaaattatttattattaaataaactataCTTCTATATAAATTCACacctttttataatataaaaatgttttgttttaagcCAGATTTTTAGAATGCCAAAATAGCTAAGCTTTTTTAACTATCGGCAACCGTTAAGTCTCATTTATcgattatttttagtaaaaacAAGCAACCAGGGCTACTTGATACAGAACATCTGTTAAGTGCTTGCATACAAAGAACAATCAGCTGTTATGATAAAGGGAGAAGCTTCGATGTTTcatgctttgtttttgttttactcagtctatatgtatattatttaaactgCAATTAGTTCTGTTATTTTcaccataaataaatcatatttatagcatttatacacaatttattatttctaatcATAATCATATATATTACCTATTTTTACCAATTTGCGCAAGTTGCAGTTCCATTTTTTAATCCAATTTCAACAAGCTGCCTTTTCACTAAACAGTTTTACATATTGGTTATGCATGTATGTCTGTATATAGTAGTACATAGAGTTATTAAATGTTCATCAACTTTTCTTAGGCTTACATTAAAacattatatacataatacacGAAAACGCGGAAGCTGCACTTCAAATAGATTTTAAGCATCAAAAAAAACTTAAGATTACGCCATACAATGAATTATCAAATTGATCACAATCAACGACATATTCAAAACGACATGAAATTGTCTAATTTCTACAGATAACTCGATATCTATTTACTCAATTCATTCACAATTAAAGAATCTGTTAAATATTGcagataatatttttattacttaagctttcatagtttttttttgcctaaCCAACAGTATTAAGTCGCAATGTTTACTTCAAGTtccaaattaaacaaatacgACTTTCATGTCTTTTTACACATATAatgatttcattcatttctttttaaatgtcTTACTTAAGGtctaataaatatagtttatattaatttcttttattttttacatttttaacacAAACATTAGGCATGTAAATTAGATTACAAAATGTGCAGTATGAGAAAAGCGATTCGTAAGGTtcaaaaactcaaaaataatGTTTCGCCAAGTTTATGAAGCTTTAACTAACACCTAGGCTAAAGACTATACTCTGTACGATCTGacagttttgcttttaggtttcttttgtttttctgtattttttcaTATCATATTCTAAATCGCATTCAATGTGTAAAAAACGACATTCCTCATATTTCAAGATTCCGTTAAAGCCGCACTCAGCTCAATGCGCTGGTAGATATTTGAGCTAAACATTAGTTACATTATTTACTGTGCAACTGTCGCTTGCACAAACAGTCAATTCAACGATTTACACAGACTGACCTTAATTATGT
It encodes:
- the LOC117575723 gene encoding CCA tRNA nucleotidyltransferase 1, mitochondrial, translated to MHGLRCITKILTSPRATASAVGNFHLHIRLLTTFPSRMPSPPKIAKPSQESELLEDIVKQLGKPPRMRENPAFTKVDSAEFHSIFTPELEELVALFKKYDYELRIAGGAVRDILMSIKPKDVDLATTATPEQMKEMFTKEEVRMINAKGEKHGTITPRINNKENFEVTTLRIDVRTDGRHADVIFTTDWQLDANRRDLTINSMFLGFDGTVYDYFYGYDDLQKRRIVFVGDADVRIKEDYLRILRYFRFYGRIVPVADTHDAVTLAAIKANAEGLARISGERIWAELQKIVAGNFGCELVLEMYKCDLTAHCGLPAEPDLTEFKRLCSDLKHFEQPHYPILYLIGLLNSSEDAIKMHERLKLSAHERDLALFITQQRQRVDVEYVCLRDYQKLCLQPYAKRDFVEQLLKYTNKLELYNQLKAWETPNFPINGNTLKSHGLVGKKVGQVIAELRLLWANSDFKLTADELLEKLPTILELLQKSSPGTPNKKPRSQT
- the LOC117575725 gene encoding probable RNA methyltransferase CG1239; translation: MDVENNNNTIVPAIKETQFAEKRKVISEENEDNQIKRLKHNAIEFTTTETTVDATQHVPGEDSPKQVAQRPPAQSPKKRLQLDNKKVGAHNNNNNNHKPKQNKNETFMYGNYKQYYGKRILDKDFHDIRLDVFATQPQLFRDKQLLDIGCNSGHLSIQIVKQFEAKSLVGLDIDRSLTHDAQMAIVNIKRASNLSAVAAAGKFPYNVKFVHGNYVLEDDVLLEIERPQFDVILCLSVTKWIHLNFCDAGLKQAFRRMFLQLRPGGKLILEPQSFDTYKRRKKLTDKIRENYNSIQFKPEDFTAYLLGAEVGFASMELMGQPEHCNAGFKRPIQIFSKN